The Labilithrix sp. genome contains a region encoding:
- a CDS encoding glycosyltransferase — MARRFGDGIWASVVIATYNRQELLRRLLMQLDSQTIDPSRYEAIAIDDGSKEDTKKALSDLRTRYVHRIERQENAGAAAARQRGVELASGRIIVFLDDDMQVRSDFIERHLDRHDGVTTVVLGRLRPDAKLAEMPLFERFYARVMASQNDELASGKPVRGHNIYTGNVSMPKALFVRAGGFDPAFRALEDEELGVRLEKAGATFAFANDAESVHGSDWTSMQKWMERAYRDGVYQTKLSKKHPDMPESSPWRFLPNLNPVSRPFMALSLAAPAAAKVVAGAAIRTASTLDKVGLEPVAIAGMTFVYGIQYYRGVRSEVGGALDARREYGEFKRGVALLRKGDDSSAFKAMREAIAEDHRVIQMYAEKYEDRASESSFAGDAVKKIGFQLMIAYRVMRAFRAAGLQLGAQFMSRTIRHAFSSDVHWDADLEPGIMIVHGFGLAISYAARARHGCILFQNVTLGYGPDPITKEAGAPLLERNVHVGIGATLFGPIVIGESSKIMANCVLSRSVPPRSIVEAPIPNVAARAPARS; from the coding sequence ATGGCGCGGCGGTTCGGCGATGGCATCTGGGCGAGCGTCGTCATTGCGACCTACAACCGGCAGGAGCTCCTGCGGCGGTTGTTGATGCAGCTCGACTCACAGACGATCGATCCTTCACGCTACGAAGCGATCGCGATCGACGACGGGTCGAAGGAGGACACGAAGAAGGCGCTGTCCGATCTGCGCACGCGCTACGTGCATCGCATCGAGCGGCAGGAGAACGCCGGGGCGGCGGCGGCGCGGCAGCGGGGGGTGGAGCTCGCGAGCGGGCGCATCATCGTCTTCCTCGACGACGACATGCAGGTGCGCTCCGACTTCATCGAGCGGCACCTCGATCGGCACGACGGCGTGACCACCGTCGTGCTCGGGCGGCTGCGGCCCGACGCGAAGCTCGCGGAGATGCCGCTCTTCGAGCGCTTCTACGCGCGCGTGATGGCGAGCCAGAACGACGAGCTCGCGTCGGGGAAGCCCGTGCGCGGGCACAACATCTACACCGGCAACGTCTCGATGCCGAAGGCGCTCTTCGTGCGCGCGGGCGGGTTCGATCCCGCCTTCCGCGCGCTCGAGGACGAGGAGCTCGGCGTGCGGCTCGAGAAGGCGGGGGCCACCTTCGCGTTCGCGAACGACGCGGAGAGCGTCCACGGCTCCGACTGGACCTCGATGCAGAAATGGATGGAGCGCGCGTACCGCGACGGCGTCTACCAGACCAAGCTCTCGAAGAAGCACCCCGACATGCCGGAGTCGAGCCCGTGGCGCTTCCTCCCCAACCTGAACCCGGTGTCGCGCCCGTTCATGGCGCTCTCGCTCGCGGCGCCCGCGGCGGCGAAGGTCGTCGCCGGCGCCGCGATCCGCACCGCGTCGACGCTCGACAAGGTCGGCCTCGAGCCCGTCGCGATCGCGGGGATGACGTTCGTGTACGGCATTCAATACTACCGCGGCGTGCGCTCCGAGGTCGGCGGCGCGCTCGACGCGCGGCGCGAGTACGGCGAGTTCAAGCGCGGCGTCGCGCTCCTGCGGAAGGGCGACGACTCGTCCGCGTTCAAGGCGATGCGCGAGGCGATCGCGGAGGACCATCGCGTCATCCAGATGTACGCCGAGAAGTACGAGGACCGCGCGAGCGAGAGCAGCTTCGCCGGCGACGCGGTGAAGAAGATCGGGTTCCAGCTCATGATCGCGTACCGCGTGATGCGCGCCTTCCGCGCGGCGGGCCTCCAGCTCGGCGCGCAGTTCATGTCGCGCACGATCCGGCACGCGTTCTCGTCCGACGTCCACTGGGACGCCGACCTCGAGCCCGGGATCATGATCGTGCACGGCTTCGGCCTCGCGATCAGCTACGCCGCGCGCGCGAGGCACGGCTGCATCCTCTTCCAGAACGTCACCCTCGGCTACGGGCCGGACCCGATCACGAAGGAGGCCGGCGCGCCGCTCCTCGAGCGGAACGTCCACGTCGGCATCGGCGCGACGCTGTTCGGTCCGATCGTCATCGGCGAGTCGTCGAAGATCATGGCCAACTGCGTGCTCTCGCGCAGCGTGCCGCCGCGCTCGATCGTCGAGGCGCCGATCCCGAACGTCGCCGCGCGCGCGCCGGCGCGCTCGTGA
- a CDS encoding class I SAM-dependent methyltransferase, which translates to MSNDALRASYESRFIGAGYDVLSRLVFAPVGGLDELRDEALDLAAIARGERVLELGCGTGGFTQRLLARGAEVHAVDWSGPMLKVARRRAPRATFEQAEITSFQPTERYDRVLFAFVLHELDADDRAHALAVARSALRPDGTLLVVDHALAAQGLVPRAVSRVVHGFEPTTLTSWLDGLVDEVARAGFHPAPRHPLARGTAMALMAYRCQDEAREGDNR; encoded by the coding sequence ATGTCAAACGACGCGCTGCGGGCCAGCTACGAGAGCCGCTTCATCGGCGCCGGCTACGACGTGCTGTCGCGGCTCGTGTTCGCGCCGGTCGGCGGCCTCGACGAGCTGCGCGACGAGGCGCTCGACCTGGCGGCGATCGCGCGGGGCGAGCGCGTCCTCGAGCTCGGGTGCGGGACCGGTGGGTTCACGCAGCGGCTCCTCGCGCGCGGCGCCGAGGTCCACGCCGTGGACTGGTCGGGCCCCATGCTGAAGGTCGCCCGCCGGCGCGCGCCGCGAGCGACGTTCGAGCAGGCGGAGATCACGTCGTTCCAGCCGACCGAGCGCTACGACCGCGTCCTGTTCGCGTTCGTGCTCCACGAGCTCGACGCGGACGACCGCGCGCACGCGCTCGCCGTCGCCCGGAGCGCGCTCCGACCGGACGGCACGCTCCTCGTCGTCGATCACGCGCTCGCGGCGCAGGGCCTCGTGCCGCGCGCCGTGAGCCGAGTCGTCCACGGCTTCGAGCCGACGACGCTCACCTCCTGGCTCGACGGCCTCGTCGACGAGGTCGCGCGAGCGGGCTTCCACCCCGCCCCCCGCCACCCCCTCGCACGCGGAACCGCGATGGCGCTCATGGCGTATCGATGTCAAGACGAGGCGCGCGAAGGCGACAATCGCTAG
- a CDS encoding TetR/AcrR family transcriptional regulator gives MSKRTARTREAKKELTRARLLAVARREFAERGFDGASVVAVCKRARVTHGALYHHFPSKHALFAAVVTELHRELAARVVSAVERESGFAQVEAACDAYLAACSEPAVQAILFRDGPRVLEHFGAIDAAVNEPFVTSLVQRWIDERVLRPLSAVVVARLIGAAIAEAGALEIALRYQAAGVLKTWLRALAR, from the coding sequence ATGTCAAAGCGCACCGCGCGGACGCGTGAGGCGAAGAAGGAGCTCACGCGGGCGCGGCTCCTCGCGGTCGCGCGGCGCGAGTTCGCGGAGCGCGGCTTCGACGGTGCGAGCGTCGTCGCGGTGTGCAAGCGAGCGCGCGTGACGCACGGGGCGCTCTATCACCACTTCCCGAGCAAACATGCGCTCTTCGCGGCGGTGGTCACGGAGCTGCATCGCGAGCTCGCCGCGCGCGTCGTGAGCGCGGTCGAGCGCGAGTCGGGGTTCGCGCAGGTCGAGGCGGCGTGCGACGCGTACCTCGCGGCGTGCTCGGAGCCCGCGGTGCAGGCCATCCTCTTCCGCGACGGCCCGCGGGTGCTCGAGCACTTCGGCGCGATCGACGCGGCCGTCAACGAGCCGTTCGTGACGTCGCTCGTGCAGCGCTGGATCGACGAACGCGTCCTCCGGCCGCTGTCCGCCGTCGTCGTCGCGCGCCTGATCGGCGCCGCCATCGCCGAGGCCGGCGCGCTCGAGATCGCGCTGCGCTACCAAGCGGCCGGCGTCTTGAAGACCTGGCTTCGCGCGCTCGCGCGGTGA
- a CDS encoding acyltransferase, whose product MRLGVAIAALAFYAVFILRTSFSLGGTRYFVLFEDAMISMRYARHLADGHGLVWNVGEPPIEGFTNLLWVLWMAAAHKLGLSESKISLFIMLTGVAILSLTALVASRIAKKVTSSPWVPVAVLTATLFCYPLVFWTLRGMEVGAMTVSVYALLWLALENEDRFTLPRAIAMGVVAAAALLLRSDAAVPVGLICLYAFLTATGANRWLLAGVIGVIAGGAVGAQMVFRRSYFHDTVPNTYYLKLYKIHTLDRVKRGAFVALQVLGFHLAIPLSIVLASIGIERPSFAWARRVWGDKTSRRLVLFGALFVAQVAYATYVGGDAWEWMMYANRYMSAGMPALIVLVAVLAERAISAPAAEREVFAKRFAYALIACGAVLVAVNLIGKKVDEQGIAATIKLEKTPFVAGAAFLLVGVLLRMKATAAALAEGLAALHARLSSRRTVAFATLLVALLVWLPSHLLPFGRWAKDNAAQYADEARYTRLGLLIKAETKEDFRIAVAAAGATPYFAQRPTEDLLGKNDAHVAHLAPRGVFSPGHDKWDYAYSLGERNAQLIVEAVDRNDADDAYIASLGFKELGGETGNHMLLRDGADVKDRELLGLDQTNNDNIAGALASLGHTLPPAFGGADLGVVLVFGLVSAAVARRIVKDEDSFAELSPEPPPAPAELDEGQKQALAGADTHAIPTLDGLRGIAVLAVLAFHFAWTFPGDDPNAAHGLVDKIAVHLHAFMWSGWTGVDLFFVLSGYLITRGLVTDSKKPLGTRMKMFWMRRVLRIFPLYYAVLIGGTVVTLALGAQWVPNLPYWLYFQNYSLAFDPVIMRWTAHFWSLAIEEQFYFVWPIVALMVPRKKLIPLILGLVVFTVGLRGFLTFKGADIGIFQQWYAHEEGGLEHGIAKFVYRCTFTRADGLLLGAFVAVTQREVRHPIAQVWRRVRLPIFIATALALAGLYVMATGLNDYDRRVIGVGYFTLALLFASTVSLCADHVVGARATRFLSSKPLVACGKVSYGMYIFHWPLVVVVVPYLTKWQAGQSTVTQMAIAGAFVVGGIAFIYGVASLSFRFFESPFLKLKGKFHG is encoded by the coding sequence ATGCGTCTCGGCGTCGCGATCGCGGCGCTCGCGTTCTATGCGGTCTTCATCCTGCGAACGAGCTTCTCGCTCGGCGGGACCCGCTATTTCGTGCTGTTCGAGGACGCGATGATCTCGATGCGCTACGCGCGTCACCTCGCGGACGGGCACGGCCTCGTGTGGAACGTCGGCGAGCCGCCGATCGAGGGCTTCACGAACCTGCTCTGGGTCCTGTGGATGGCCGCCGCCCACAAGCTCGGTCTGTCCGAGTCGAAGATCTCGCTCTTCATCATGCTCACCGGCGTCGCGATCTTGTCGCTGACCGCCCTTGTTGCCTCACGCATCGCGAAGAAGGTCACGTCCTCGCCGTGGGTCCCGGTCGCCGTCCTGACCGCCACCCTCTTCTGTTACCCGCTCGTCTTCTGGACGCTGCGCGGGATGGAGGTCGGCGCGATGACGGTCTCCGTCTACGCGCTCTTGTGGCTCGCGCTCGAGAACGAAGACAGGTTCACGTTGCCGCGCGCGATCGCGATGGGCGTCGTCGCCGCCGCCGCGTTGCTCCTTCGCAGCGACGCGGCGGTGCCGGTCGGCCTCATCTGCCTCTACGCGTTCCTCACCGCGACGGGCGCGAACCGGTGGCTCCTCGCCGGCGTCATCGGCGTCATCGCCGGCGGCGCGGTCGGCGCGCAGATGGTCTTTCGCCGCTCGTACTTCCACGACACGGTCCCGAACACCTATTACCTGAAGCTCTACAAGATCCACACGCTCGACCGCGTGAAGCGCGGCGCGTTCGTAGCGCTCCAGGTCCTCGGCTTCCACCTCGCGATCCCGCTCTCGATCGTCCTCGCGAGCATCGGCATCGAGAGGCCCTCCTTCGCGTGGGCGCGCCGCGTCTGGGGGGACAAGACGAGCCGCCGCCTCGTCCTCTTCGGCGCGCTGTTCGTCGCGCAGGTCGCGTACGCCACGTACGTCGGCGGCGACGCGTGGGAGTGGATGATGTACGCGAACCGCTACATGAGCGCGGGCATGCCGGCGCTCATCGTGCTCGTCGCGGTGCTCGCCGAGCGCGCCATCTCCGCGCCTGCGGCGGAGCGCGAGGTCTTCGCGAAGCGGTTCGCCTACGCGCTCATCGCGTGCGGCGCCGTCCTCGTCGCCGTGAACCTGATCGGCAAGAAGGTCGACGAGCAGGGGATCGCCGCGACGATCAAGCTCGAGAAGACGCCCTTCGTCGCCGGCGCCGCGTTCCTCCTCGTCGGCGTGCTCCTTCGGATGAAGGCCACCGCCGCCGCGCTCGCGGAGGGGCTCGCCGCGCTGCACGCGCGCCTCTCGAGCCGCCGCACCGTCGCGTTCGCGACGCTCCTCGTCGCCCTTCTCGTCTGGCTGCCGTCGCATCTGCTCCCGTTCGGGCGCTGGGCGAAGGACAACGCCGCGCAGTACGCCGACGAGGCGCGGTACACGCGGCTCGGTCTCCTCATCAAGGCCGAGACGAAGGAGGACTTCCGCATCGCCGTCGCCGCGGCAGGGGCGACGCCGTACTTCGCGCAGCGCCCGACCGAGGACCTCCTCGGCAAGAACGACGCGCACGTCGCCCACCTCGCGCCGCGCGGCGTGTTCTCGCCCGGCCACGACAAATGGGACTACGCGTACAGCCTCGGCGAGCGCAACGCGCAGCTCATCGTCGAGGCGGTCGACCGCAACGACGCCGACGACGCGTACATCGCGAGCCTCGGCTTCAAGGAGCTCGGCGGCGAGACCGGCAACCACATGCTCCTCCGCGACGGCGCGGACGTGAAGGACCGGGAGCTCCTCGGCCTCGACCAGACCAACAACGACAACATCGCCGGCGCGCTCGCGTCGCTCGGGCACACGCTGCCGCCGGCCTTCGGCGGCGCCGACCTCGGCGTCGTCCTCGTCTTCGGCCTCGTCTCCGCCGCCGTCGCGCGGCGCATCGTCAAGGACGAGGACTCCTTCGCCGAGCTCTCGCCCGAGCCGCCGCCCGCGCCGGCGGAGCTCGACGAAGGACAGAAGCAGGCCCTCGCCGGCGCGGACACGCACGCGATCCCGACCTTGGACGGCCTCCGCGGCATCGCCGTCCTCGCCGTCCTCGCGTTCCACTTCGCGTGGACGTTCCCGGGCGACGATCCGAACGCCGCGCACGGCCTCGTCGACAAGATCGCGGTGCACCTCCACGCGTTCATGTGGTCGGGGTGGACGGGCGTCGATCTGTTCTTCGTCCTCTCCGGTTACCTCATTACGCGCGGCCTCGTCACCGACTCGAAGAAGCCGCTCGGCACGCGGATGAAGATGTTCTGGATGCGCCGCGTGCTCCGCATCTTCCCGCTCTACTACGCGGTGCTGATCGGCGGCACCGTCGTCACCCTCGCGCTCGGGGCGCAGTGGGTCCCGAACCTGCCTTATTGGCTCTACTTCCAGAACTACTCGCTCGCGTTCGATCCCGTCATCATGCGGTGGACGGCGCACTTCTGGTCGCTCGCGATCGAGGAGCAGTTCTACTTCGTGTGGCCGATCGTGGCGCTGATGGTGCCGCGCAAGAAGCTGATCCCGCTCATCCTCGGGCTCGTCGTCTTCACGGTGGGGCTCCGCGGGTTCCTCACGTTCAAGGGCGCGGACATCGGCATCTTCCAGCAGTGGTACGCGCACGAAGAGGGCGGCCTCGAGCACGGGATCGCGAAGTTCGTGTATCGCTGCACGTTCACGCGCGCGGACGGGCTCCTCCTCGGCGCCTTCGTCGCGGTGACGCAGCGCGAGGTCCGCCATCCCATCGCGCAGGTCTGGCGCCGCGTGCGGCTCCCGATCTTCATCGCGACCGCGCTCGCCCTCGCCGGGCTCTACGTCATGGCGACGGGCCTCAACGACTACGACCGCCGCGTGATCGGCGTCGGCTACTTCACCCTCGCGCTCCTGTTCGCGAGCACCGTGTCGCTCTGCGCCGATCACGTCGTCGGCGCTCGCGCGACGCGTTTCCTGTCGTCGAAGCCGCTCGTCGCGTGCGGGAAGGTGAGCTACGGCATGTACATCTTCCACTGGCCGCTCGTCGTCGTCGTCGTGCCCTACCTGACGAAGTGGCAAGCGGGCCAGTCGACCGTGACGCAGATGGCGATCGCCGGCGCGTTCGTCGTCGGCGGTATTGCGTTCATCTACGGTGTTGCATCTTTGAGCTTCCGCTTCTTCGAATCGCCCTTCCTGAAGTTGAAGGGTAAGTTCCACGGATAG
- a CDS encoding serine/threonine protein kinase encodes MQLGPGASIGAYVLEELLGSGAFGVVWLGRHSESGERVAIKILHPEAAVNRENVERFKREAWALSQLQSAHIARMFEMLTGPPYEMALVMEYIEGELLSDVLKRARFSVEDALGLGVGILSGVAEMQSMGIIHRDIKPENIILRPNPDGWHAVIFDFNLSRVKGKGKTSSLTSMHAAIGTVPYMSPEQLLDARRVTEASDVYSVGAILYRAVQGELPFDLKRSMKEKLQQEAAPLETGRDDRLAKGFERIVMKSLRRRPAERYAKAQNMLDELARLASEGM; translated from the coding sequence GTGCAGCTCGGGCCTGGAGCGTCGATCGGGGCGTACGTCCTCGAGGAGCTCTTGGGGTCGGGAGCCTTCGGGGTGGTGTGGCTCGGCCGGCACTCCGAGAGCGGCGAGCGCGTCGCGATCAAGATCCTGCACCCCGAAGCCGCGGTCAATCGCGAGAACGTGGAGCGCTTCAAGCGCGAGGCGTGGGCGCTGTCGCAGCTGCAGAGCGCGCACATCGCACGGATGTTCGAGATGCTCACCGGCCCGCCCTACGAGATGGCGCTCGTCATGGAGTACATCGAAGGGGAGCTCCTCTCCGACGTCCTCAAGCGCGCGCGCTTCAGCGTCGAGGACGCGCTCGGCCTCGGCGTCGGCATCCTCTCCGGCGTAGCGGAAATGCAGTCCATGGGCATCATTCACCGGGACATCAAGCCGGAGAACATCATCCTCCGCCCCAACCCGGACGGGTGGCACGCCGTCATCTTCGACTTCAACCTCTCGCGCGTGAAAGGGAAGGGGAAGACGTCGAGCCTCACCTCGATGCACGCCGCGATCGGGACCGTGCCCTATATGTCCCCCGAGCAGCTGCTCGACGCGCGCCGCGTGACGGAGGCCTCCGACGTCTATTCCGTCGGCGCCATCCTCTATCGCGCGGTGCAAGGGGAGCTTCCGTTCGACCTCAAACGGAGCATGAAAGAGAAGCTCCAGCAGGAGGCCGCGCCGCTCGAGACCGGGCGCGACGACCGCCTCGCCAAAGGCTTCGAGCGCATCGTCATGAAGTCGCTGCGACGCAGACCCGCCGAACGCTACGCGAAGGCCCAGAACATGCTGGACGAGCTCGCGCGCCTGGCTTCGGAGGGCATGTGA
- a CDS encoding DUF1761 family protein yields the protein MVAFVVGGLWYSPLLFHRPWLRASGVDEKVLAKPALRPFVVCLVGALVASEPPSS from the coding sequence GTGGTCGCGTTCGTCGTCGGCGGCCTCTGGTATTCGCCGCTCCTCTTCCACCGGCCGTGGCTCCGCGCGTCGGGCGTCGACGAGAAGGTGCTCGCGAAGCCGGCGCTGCGGCCGTTCGTGGTGTGCCTCGTCGGGGCGCTCGTCGCGTCGGAGCCGCCGTCGTCGTAG
- a CDS encoding oligosaccharide flippase family protein: protein MTEARHEGATALRNGVKLATSLVLTWGVALVITFKLPRYLGEIPLGYYKFGLDYATTLAVFLGFGIDTYISREVAVRPKHASDFFGGVVLVRALAVLPLVLFGWAHLSLTHTVPGKQLSAALFGVTVMFVVLNQTFQQTLQAASQVGGLAVANVVAKILWGGGTLGAILAGAPFWTLPLPMLASEMLKAAFLGYATRKAVDLRFRVDVAATRKVLRVAFPFFIANAAVSLGATLDTVVLNGLVPEDSKELGWYSAASMIARLSALMSPVLSGVLVPMMSRAKHRSEEELFAILRRGLEGVMVIAIPLTLMLALGADFIIVLPKASFLPGARSLAWLAPTFVLAYANVLLWIALMILDRSWTITVISFIGLALLPIFIFAIHPFAKSLGGDGAIGMGVAMALSARELVVAIIFFVCIGKRAVDDRSVRSITKSLGICCAVIALHVSLARFGHARLLADMALYAILMLITGVLRPRDVKDILRLIKNRKQLQAEAKG, encoded by the coding sequence ATGACGGAGGCGCGCCACGAGGGAGCGACCGCGCTCAGGAACGGGGTGAAGCTCGCCACCTCGCTCGTCCTCACGTGGGGCGTGGCGCTGGTCATCACGTTCAAGCTGCCGCGCTACCTCGGCGAGATCCCGCTCGGCTACTACAAGTTCGGCCTCGACTACGCGACGACGCTCGCGGTCTTCCTCGGCTTCGGGATCGACACGTACATCTCGCGCGAGGTCGCGGTGCGCCCGAAGCACGCGAGCGACTTCTTCGGCGGCGTCGTCCTGGTCCGCGCGCTCGCCGTCCTGCCGCTCGTGCTCTTCGGCTGGGCGCACCTGTCGCTCACGCACACGGTGCCGGGGAAGCAGCTCTCGGCCGCGCTGTTCGGCGTCACGGTGATGTTCGTCGTGCTGAACCAGACTTTCCAGCAGACGCTGCAAGCGGCGTCGCAGGTCGGCGGCCTCGCGGTCGCGAACGTGGTCGCGAAGATCCTGTGGGGCGGCGGCACGCTCGGCGCCATCCTCGCCGGCGCGCCGTTCTGGACGCTGCCGCTCCCGATGCTCGCGTCGGAGATGCTGAAGGCGGCGTTCCTCGGCTACGCGACGCGGAAGGCGGTCGATCTGCGGTTTCGCGTCGACGTCGCCGCGACGAGGAAGGTGCTGCGCGTCGCGTTCCCCTTCTTCATCGCGAACGCGGCGGTCTCCCTCGGCGCGACGCTCGACACGGTGGTCCTGAACGGCCTCGTGCCGGAGGACTCGAAGGAGCTCGGCTGGTACAGCGCCGCGAGCATGATCGCGCGGCTCTCGGCGCTGATGTCGCCCGTGCTCTCGGGCGTGCTCGTCCCGATGATGAGCCGCGCGAAGCACCGGAGCGAGGAGGAGCTCTTCGCCATCCTCCGCCGCGGCCTCGAGGGCGTGATGGTGATCGCGATCCCGCTCACGCTGATGCTCGCGCTCGGCGCCGACTTCATCATCGTCCTGCCGAAGGCCTCGTTCCTCCCCGGCGCGCGGAGCCTCGCCTGGCTCGCCCCCACCTTCGTGCTCGCGTACGCGAACGTGCTGTTGTGGATCGCGCTGATGATCCTCGATCGTTCGTGGACGATCACGGTCATCTCGTTCATCGGCCTCGCGCTCCTCCCCATCTTCATCTTCGCGATCCACCCCTTCGCGAAGTCCCTCGGCGGCGACGGCGCGATCGGCATGGGCGTCGCGATGGCCCTCTCCGCGCGCGAGCTCGTCGTCGCGATCATCTTCTTCGTTTGCATCGGCAAACGCGCGGTGGACGATCGGAGCGTGCGGTCGATCACGAAGAGCCTCGGCATCTGCTGCGCCGTCATCGCGCTTCACGTGAGCCTCGCCCGCTTCGGCCACGCGCGCCTGCTCGCCGACATGGCCCTCTACGCCATCTTGATGCTCATCACCGGCGTCCTCCGCCCCCGCGACGTGAAGGACATCCTGCGCCTCATCAAGAACCGCAAGCAGCTCCAGGCCGAGGCGAAGGGCTGA
- a CDS encoding carbamoyl-phosphate synthase — protein sequence MSVLLLGADYYGTLAAARAYGRAGIRVVMADDNRQARALYSKHVSEKLTHPPLSKPNELIDWLVDYGKKNPGTLLYPPNDHLAWLYAAHRTRLDSYFSMFTPPEDAVFTLLDKKRLHAACANVGIEHPVTLALAEISVDSTFVRAVPFPVLLKPRTQVYLTSGIKGFIAHDHVELAAELKRFEELVAFDPVLTDRHPDVAEPMLQEYLTAAETNIFSVSGFVTLEGEVVARGALKVLQRPRKVGIGLCFEGRPVEQPLAEKIGALCRSIGYYGAFESEFIVYGKRRLLIDFNPRFYSQMGFDIARGLPIPQLVWHAARGEKDEVAALVAKARAWRSKGDEVYCHKTMLDLVLSLQGLSGQMTAEEVKRWRVWYAKHKKTATDAVRDDDDKMPAVVDAAQWVSHFARHPRSFVRSFVLNR from the coding sequence ATGAGCGTCCTACTCCTGGGAGCCGACTACTACGGGACGCTCGCCGCCGCCCGCGCGTACGGCCGCGCCGGCATCCGCGTCGTGATGGCCGACGACAACCGCCAGGCGCGCGCGCTCTACTCGAAGCACGTGAGCGAGAAGCTCACGCATCCGCCGCTCTCGAAGCCGAACGAGCTGATCGACTGGCTCGTCGACTACGGCAAGAAGAACCCCGGCACGCTCCTCTACCCGCCGAACGATCACCTCGCGTGGCTCTACGCGGCGCACCGCACCCGCCTCGACTCGTACTTCTCGATGTTCACGCCGCCCGAGGACGCGGTGTTCACGCTCCTCGACAAGAAGCGCCTCCACGCCGCGTGCGCGAACGTCGGCATCGAGCACCCCGTCACCCTCGCGCTCGCGGAGATCAGCGTCGACTCCACCTTCGTGCGCGCGGTGCCGTTCCCGGTCCTCCTCAAGCCGCGCACGCAGGTCTACCTCACGAGCGGCATCAAGGGCTTCATCGCGCACGACCACGTCGAGCTCGCGGCGGAGCTGAAGCGCTTCGAGGAGCTCGTCGCGTTCGATCCCGTCCTCACCGATCGCCACCCCGACGTCGCGGAGCCGATGCTGCAGGAGTACCTGACCGCGGCGGAGACCAACATCTTCAGCGTGTCGGGCTTCGTCACGCTCGAGGGTGAGGTCGTCGCGCGCGGCGCGCTCAAGGTGCTGCAGCGGCCGCGCAAGGTCGGCATCGGCCTCTGCTTCGAGGGACGCCCGGTCGAGCAGCCGCTCGCGGAGAAGATCGGCGCGCTGTGCCGGTCGATCGGCTACTACGGCGCGTTCGAGTCGGAGTTCATCGTCTACGGCAAGCGCCGGCTCCTCATCGACTTCAACCCGCGCTTCTACAGCCAGATGGGCTTCGACATCGCGCGCGGGCTCCCGATCCCGCAGCTCGTGTGGCACGCTGCGCGCGGCGAGAAGGACGAGGTCGCGGCGCTCGTCGCGAAGGCGCGCGCGTGGCGCTCGAAGGGCGACGAGGTCTACTGCCACAAGACGATGCTCGACCTCGTGCTCTCGCTCCAGGGCCTCTCCGGCCAGATGACGGCGGAGGAGGTGAAGCGCTGGCGCGTTTGGTACGCGAAGCACAAGAAGACCGCGACCGACGCGGTGCGCGACGACGACGACAAGATGCCGGCCGTGGTCGACGCCGCGCAGTGGGTCAGCCACTTCGCGCGCCACCCGCGGAGCTTCGTGCGGAGCTTCGTGTTGAACCGTTAA